The nucleotide sequence CAAGAGTTAACGTAAGCAGTCAACGCTGCGCTTGGGCGGCTCCGCTCTGACTCGACGACGACGGTGGTAAACCGGCGAGTTGCAAGGTGCAGCAATAGCTCGAGACCGTTGCCGCTATCTAGGTTTTGCTGCACCCGATCGCGATATGCCCGCATCTGTACGGAGCGCACCAGTTCAGACCTGGTCTCATGGCTCATGAACTGATGCAGAAGCATATAGAAAACTCCGGGCTCGGCGGACCGATCGCGTAGCTCAACTGCGCATCCGCGTCCTCAAGGCGTAGACGTTCTTCTCTGCGCCGAGTGAAGGCTGCCGTCGGATAAGCTGCTTCTTCGCGTATGAGCACCTCGATCCGCTCCGGCCAGATAAGAGCCACTCTGGCCTCCGTCGAGGCGTCAGCACCCGCCAGACGATCTAAAATCATGTCTAAATCGGCGACATCGAACAGCGCTGGGCCTTCGAGTGTCTGTGACTGTAGGACGAAGTGCCCGGTCTCAGGTTCCTGAAGCTCGGCGCGGAAGATGGCTCGGAGGGCTGCAAGCACGTCTACTCGTGACGGGGCAGTCATGCATTCTCCTTGGACGGCGTTGGCGGACAGGACGCTTTGGCTGGTGCCAATGCACTGCGCTCAATCTTCTTCGCTGGGGCGAGAGATTGCAGATGACGACTCGCCCCGAGGTGAAGCTGACGGGTCAGCGCCTTACCCCAGATCCGTGGTCTCGGACGCCTCGTCGTTGGGATCCCCATCGGTTGTGAGGGTCTCGCCCTCCGGAAGAGCAGGGGCAGCGTCTTCAAGGGATCGTTCGCCGACGAGTTCGAGGGCGCGCGACTGCAGGGTGTCCGATCGTGCGCGGAGGAAGGCGTCATAGTCGTTGCGCAAGGCTGCGTCCAGCGCATCAGAGGAGATGAAGCTGCGCTTGAGTCGCGCCAGGACTTCTTCCCTACCAATACTTGCGATCAGATCACCGAGGTACTCGTGCGGGGCCTTGTTGCTGATCGTGATATTACTGGTAGACGTCAGCATTACGATGTTCGCCACTGCGTTCGCCTTGCCGGGCGTGATGCCCTGCGACTTCAGGAAATCGCGAGGGAAGAAGTGGTGGTACTCCTTATCGTTGCTCCATGCGAGAGACTTGCGGGCGTCGATGCGCTGGCCAGTGAGAAGGTCCAGAGGATCTTCGTACGAGAGCATGAGAGCAAGCATCTTGGAGACGGCACTGTTTGAGCGGAATTGCGTCATCCGCCAGACGTCGCCGCGGGGAAGGGGAGCGGCCGCGGGGAGCTCGGCGCTGCCGTTCGCGAAGGCGCTAACGGCGGCGTAGTCGCTGGACATCTGGCCCGTGTTCCAGCCCCCAAAGTAGCCGCCCAGAGTGGTACGCCAGAACCACTGTTCGATCGCCAAGAACTGTTGGCCGGTAGGGCTTGGTACGCGCCGAAAGAGCTCAGCAAGGACCGCGAACTGATTGGCATAGGGCAAGGCTGCCGCCCTGGGAGCTCGTATGTGGCTCGCGAGGAAATCGACGGCGCGGCGTGAACCCTCGCGTACGCCCCGCATAATGTCCTCGAGCTCGTCCGTCGACTTCTCGCGGAGACTGTCCATGTCATCGACGGCGAAACCGTAACCAGCGACAGCGGACGTGATGCGTAGGATGGTCTTGCGGTCGAACGTTCCGTAGTCTCGCGTGTCGAGCTCGGCCAAAATTTCATCGATCGCGTCGCGCAGGTCGAATGCCGGGTCCCACGTTGCCGCTCGCATGAGATCGACGATCGTCAGTGGCGTAGCGGTACTGTTGATTCGCTCGAAAATCGGCGCAATATCTTTGATCGGCATATCGCCGAGGGTGACCGCTGCGATCATGTAGTCCTGGAACCGGTTGAATAGTGCATCGGCACGCGACCTTACTTCATGGTCGTCGAGGACCGAGATTCGGCGGAAGTATGCCGCTGGATCCGATAGATAGCGCAGGGGCACTTGGGTCAGAGGCGGCTCCTCCAGGGTATGCAAGTGGATGAAACGCGTCAGCTTCAGGTCGTAAACGATGTTCCAAAGACTGTCCGGGTCGTCCGCTGGCTTCCAGTGAAGTGCGCCGCAGACCGTAGACAAGCGCTGCTGGCCATCCAAGAGGTAGTTGACGGGGTAGTCGGGCCGGCGGTCGGCGATCGTGAGCCCTGCGATTGATCGCTCGTTCGCGAGCTCTTGCTTCGACTGCCAGAGAAGAATGCTTCCGATGGGATAGTTCAGCGCGATGGAGTCGAGCAGTCCGAGAACCTTGCCGCGCGGCCAGACGAAGTCACGCTGGAACTTCGGCAGGAGGATATCGCCGGTGAGGACGCGCTGGGCCAGCTGTGAGAGCCTCTCAACACTGGGTCGCGGATCCTTAGATGGCGCGGCGGTTGGGTTCTGCTCGGTCACACGCTTCCAATCTCGTACGCGGTCGTCGCACGGTAGGACGCGTGCTCTGAGGATGTGTGGCGACACACCGTCAGAGCCTGGCCGGTCGCTTACCGCGTTTCGCACCGGGTCTTGGAGTGGTCGGGCGGGGGTCGGCAGCGGGCTGTCGGAGTTCGGAACTCGTGCAGCTGTCTCGGGACATCGTTCACAGCTGAGCCCCGGGATGGACGATGGTGCGGCAGCTGGTCGTCACGGCGGTGCTGGTCGAGGGGCCCAGCAAGCACGAGGTCGTCCGGGACTACGGCGCAACTCGCGGCTGGGTCATCACCCTCGTCCAGCGGCGTCTGGCCGAGGGCGACGCCGGCCTGTGGCCGCGATTGCGGCGGCCGTTGCGCAGTCCGCGACTCAGGTCTCCGCCGTCGTGGGAAGTGGTCCACGGAGCGCCGATCGACATCTTTTGAGCTCCCGGCCGCCGGAACGATACGGAGACAGGCAGGAGCGGTGGCTCTGTGACCCATCTGGGTCACGAGGTCCTGTCCGGCGGGCGGGAGAGGGGCCTCACCAGACTGTTTCGGCCGCGCGGCGTGACCCATTCATGACCCACGCAGCGGAAAACTGGGGTCTCCAGGGGCCTGAAACGGTCCTCTAGGAGGCTGCTCCGGAGTTCCTTCAGACGGGCTGGCAGGCCGCTGGGCTGCGGTTATGCGTGGAGCGGGTGACCGGGATCGAACCGGCATGGCCAGCTTGGAAGGCTGGGGCTCTACCATTGAGCTACACCCGCGAGGTGCCCGACCAGCGTAACGGCCGGCGTCCGGGGCCCGCGCAGGAGCCACTCGGCGGGGCATGGATCCGCGTCGTCCGGACTGCCCGCCGCCGTGATCGGCCGCCTGTCGGTGCTCGCCGCTACGGTGCCGGACGTGACCGAGACCACGTGGCTGGACGCCACCGCGCAGGCCGAACTCGTGCGCACCGGGAAGGCCAGCCCGGCCGAGTTGGTCGACGCGGCGATCGAGCGCATCGAGCGGGTGAACCCCCGGCTCGACGCGGTCATCCGCGACCGGTTCGAGGCAGCCCGCAAGGAGTCCGGCGGGGACCTTCCGGACGGTCCGTTCCGCGGGGTGCCGATCCTGCTCAAGGATCTCGGCTGCCACGTCGCCGGGGAGGAGACCAACTACGGCACGTCCTTCCTCCGCGACCCCGGATACCGCTGGCCCACCGACAGCTACCTCGCGCAGCGCTTCCGGGCGGCGGGCTTCGTCGTCCTCGGCCGCACCAACGTGCCGGAGTTCGGCACGACGATCACCACGGAGCCGGCCGCCCACGCCCCGGCTCGCAACCCGTACGACACCAGCCGCTCCACCGGGGGCTCCAGCGGCGGCTCCGCAGCCGCGGTCGCCGCCGGCCTGGTCCCCGCCGCCCACGCCAACGACGGCGGTGGATCGATCCGGATCCCGGCCGCCGAGTGCGGGCTGGTCGGCCTCAAGCCCACCCGGGCGCGGGTCAGCCAGGGCCCCGACGTGGGGGAGAGCTGGGCCGGCGCCACGATCGACGGCGTCGTCACCCGCTCGGTCCGCGACACCGCCGCCGTCCTCGATGCCATCAGCGGCCCGATGCCCGGCGATCCGTACGTCGCCCCGCCGCTCCTCAGGCCCCTGACCGACGAGGTCGGGGCACCGGTGGGCCGGCTGCGCGTCGGACTGCTGGATGCCGACCCGGGGGAGCAGTACCTGGACGACCCCGCGTGCCGGGCCGCGGTGCAGCAGGCCGGACGGCTGCTGGCGGAGATCGGCTGCGACGTCGAGCCGGGGACGCCGGATGCGATGTTCGACCCGCAGTTCCCGCGGTTCTTCACCACCACCATCTCCGCCGACGTCGCCCTCACCCTCTCCGCGCTCGAGCGGGGTGCGCTCGGCCGGCCGATCGAGGACACGGAGCTCGAGCCGCGCAACGCCATGTACCGCGCCGTGGGACGGAAGCTGTCCGCCGAGGACTACGTCGGCGCGCGGATGTGGCTCGGCGCGTGGACCCGCCGGATGTCCGGCTGGTGGGCGCCGCGCGACCAGGGCGGCGAGGGGTTCGACCTGCTGGTGACCCCCACGATCGCCGCACGGCCACCGGAGCTTGGCTGGCTCACCGCCGCCGGACCCAAGGAGGAGGGCCGGCGGATCAACAGCCTCATGCCGTACACGGCCCAGTTCAACGTCACCGGGCAGCCGGCCATCAGCCTGCCGCTGCACTGGACCGACGAGGGTCTCCCGGTGGGTGTCCAGCTGGTC is from Blastococcus sp. HT6-4 and encodes:
- a CDS encoding DUF262 domain-containing protein — translated: MTEQNPTAAPSKDPRPSVERLSQLAQRVLTGDILLPKFQRDFVWPRGKVLGLLDSIALNYPIGSILLWQSKQELANERSIAGLTIADRRPDYPVNYLLDGQQRLSTVCGALHWKPADDPDSLWNIVYDLKLTRFIHLHTLEEPPLTQVPLRYLSDPAAYFRRISVLDDHEVRSRADALFNRFQDYMIAAVTLGDMPIKDIAPIFERINSTATPLTIVDLMRAATWDPAFDLRDAIDEILAELDTRDYGTFDRKTILRITSAVAGYGFAVDDMDSLREKSTDELEDIMRGVREGSRRAVDFLASHIRAPRAAALPYANQFAVLAELFRRVPSPTGQQFLAIEQWFWRTTLGGYFGGWNTGQMSSDYAAVSAFANGSAELPAAAPLPRGDVWRMTQFRSNSAVSKMLALMLSYEDPLDLLTGQRIDARKSLAWSNDKEYHHFFPRDFLKSQGITPGKANAVANIVMLTSTSNITISNKAPHEYLGDLIASIGREEVLARLKRSFISSDALDAALRNDYDAFLRARSDTLQSRALELVGERSLEDAAPALPEGETLTTDGDPNDEASETTDLG
- a CDS encoding amidase, yielding MTETTWLDATAQAELVRTGKASPAELVDAAIERIERVNPRLDAVIRDRFEAARKESGGDLPDGPFRGVPILLKDLGCHVAGEETNYGTSFLRDPGYRWPTDSYLAQRFRAAGFVVLGRTNVPEFGTTITTEPAAHAPARNPYDTSRSTGGSSGGSAAAVAAGLVPAAHANDGGGSIRIPAAECGLVGLKPTRARVSQGPDVGESWAGATIDGVVTRSVRDTAAVLDAISGPMPGDPYVAPPLLRPLTDEVGAPVGRLRVGLLDADPGEQYLDDPACRAAVQQAGRLLAEIGCDVEPGTPDAMFDPQFPRFFTTTISADVALTLSALERGALGRPIEDTELEPRNAMYRAVGRKLSAEDYVGARMWLGAWTRRMSGWWAPRDQGGEGFDLLVTPTIAARPPELGWLTAAGPKEEGRRINSLMPYTAQFNVTGQPAISLPLHWTDEGLPVGVQLVAAFGREDVLVRVAAALEQAAPWADRRPAVSA